The window TTATTTTTATTCTGATCTAAGTGCTTCCATAGGTGATAATTTAGCTGCTTTTTTAGCAGGATAAATTCCAAATATTATACCTATGAATACTGAAATTAAAGTAGAAATTAATAAAGTAGATAATTTTAGTATAGGTAATACACCGAAAAATAGACCTATACCTAATGAAATAACATATCCTAAAACTACCCCTATAACTCCTCCTAATAGAGTTAAGATTATGGATTCTATTAAAAATTGTAATAAGATATCTCTATTTTTAGCACCTATAGCCTTTCTCAATCCTATTTCTGAAATTCTTTCACTAACTGATACAAGCATAATATTCATAACACCTATACCACCAACTACTAAAGATATCCCTGCTATAAGTGAAATGAAAATTGAAATTTTTCCAAGCATATCAGTTACAATAGTCATATCCTTACTAAGTGGTTCTAAAATGTAAATATCATTACCATTAGATTTATTCATTAAATGCTCTTTTACTACATCTATAGTATTTTTCATTATAGTTTCATCTTTAAATTTAACATAAATATTTCTTGATCTATCTATATTTATTTGACTTAATGGAGCTATAAGTGACTTATATTCTACATTACTAAATAGTGCTCTAAATTTTTCATCTACATCTTTGAAAGTTCCAACTACAGTTAAAGAAAATATAGTTCCCGCATTATCAAAAGTTTTTGTTTTTATTCTCTTACCTATAGCTCTTTTTTCACTTCCAAATAATCTTATGGCATCGTATCTACTTAATAGAGCTACATCAGCCTTATTTTCGTGCTCTTCTTTAGAAATATTTCTACCATATGTTATCTCTACCCCTAGTCCTTTTATTCCGTTTTCATCAAGGTAATTTATTTTATGAATCTCACCATTTTTAGTATCTTCACCTGTTACCTCATTAGATATGAAAGCACTTTCAACATTACTAATTTGTGATATACTTATTAAATCATCTTTTATGAAAAGCATATCTCTATTAATTTCAAATTCTGAACCTTCATCTACTGAAACAAGTACAACTTTACCTAGACTTTTTTTAAAATCACCTAATAGTGAATTTTCAAATCCTGCACCTAAAGATGAAATTAGTATAACAGATCCTATACCGACTATGATACCTAAAGTTGTTAAAAAGGTTCTCATTTTAAATCCAAATAAACTTTTTATAGATAATAGAAATAGTTCCAATGTTTCCATATTATCCCTTTCTTTCTAAAACGGTATCATCTGAATAAATTACTCCGTCTTTTAATCTTATTATTCTTTTTGTATGTTCTGCAACATCTTCTTCATGAGTTACCATTAAAATAGTAACACCTTTATCGTTTAAATCTCTAAATATTTTTAGAATTTCTTCTCCAGATTTTGAATCTAGATTTCCTGTTGGTTCATCTGCAAATATTATTTTAGGATTATTAATAAGAGCTCTTGCTATAGCAACTCTTTGTTTTTGACCACCTGACATTTCTATAGGTTTATGGTGTATTCTATCTCCAAGTCCAACATTTTCAAGTAATTTTATAGCTCTTTCTCTTCTTTCTTTCTTATTAATTCCATTATACATAGCAGGAAGTTCAACATTTTCTAAAGCTGTTAATTTAGGTAATAAATTATATGCTTGGAATACAAAACCTATCATTTCATTTCTAACTTTTGATAATTCGTCATCTGACATATTTGAAACATCTATTCCATTTAAAATATATTTTCCTTCAGTTAAATTATCAAGACAACCTAAAATATTTAAAAATGTTGATTTTCCACTTCCGGAAGGCCCCATTAAAGATACATATTCTCCTTCTTTTATTTCAAGGTTTAAACCTTTTAATACTTTTAGAGATAGATTACCATTTTTATATATTTTTATAACATTTTGTATATCTATCATCTTATGATGTCCCCTTCTTTATATCTTTGGTCTAAATTATTTATTATTCTATCCCCTTCAGATAGTCCAGATTTTATTTCATATTTTATGCTATTATTGATACCAGTTTCTACTGAAACTTTTTTAACTCTATTAGATTTATCTAGTGCATAAACATATTTATCTCCATTATCATCTATCATTACGTCAGTATAATTAACAACTAATATATTATCTAATTTGGCAAAAACAATTTCCATGTCTACTATATCACCAGGTTTTAATGGTGAGTTAGGTTCTAAATTTATACTTACTTTAGTAACATTATCATTGTATTTTTCACTCTTAGTTGATATTCTTGCTATTTCATCTATCTTACCAATTATTTTTGTATCATCTATTAAAGACTGTGAACTTATTGCTACTTCATCCCCAACCTTAAATCTATTAACCTTTGAATTAGGTACTTCAGCAACTATTTTTAAATTTTCTGTATCAACTATTTTATATAGTGGTTTAGAAGGATCTATTTTAAAATTTTCTTCTACATTAAATTCTATGATAGTTCCTGAAACAGGAGATTTTATTTTATTTGAAATATCCTTACTTTTTGCAATTAATTCATTGTATTCTAAATTTGTTATAGTTAAATTATCTCTTGCATCATCTAATTCTGATTTAGGAACAGATCCTATGTTGTATAGTTCAAGAGTATCTCTATATTTTTTATTTACCTTACTTAAGTTTAGTCTTGCTTTAGTTATGCTATTGTTAACTTCAAGAAGAGAACTCTCATCTAATTCTGCTAGTATATCGCCCTTTTCAACTTCATCTCCTAATCTGAAATTTATTTTTCTAACTTCTCCTTCAAGATTAGAATAAATTAATACTTCTTTTTTACTTACAACAGACCCGTTAAAATTATATCCAAAAACTAAATTTTCTCTTGTTACTTCATTAATTTCTGTAAAGTTTTCATTAGTTATATTATTTTTAAATTTATATGCTCCAAAACCTATTAATATTAAAATTATTAATATATATATACCTTTTTTCATTTTACTCTCCATTTATTTTCCACTCAAAAATTGAAAAATCTATTTCAATTTTTTTCAGATTAAGTTTTAAATTTTTAATGTCTTTTCTTTTTTCAACTAATTTTAAATAACTTTCATTACCCTGTCTATATTTAACTTCCATAGTTTGTAATTCTCTTTTGTAATTTTCAAGAGATTTTATTGCCTGCTTATATGAAAGTTTTAATCTAGCATATTCATTATTTTTTAGTAGTAGATTTTTTTCTAAATATATTTTACTATCTTCTTTTAGTTCGTTTATTTCCTTCTTCTTTTCATTTAATACATTAATTTCATTTTCAGAAAAATCTATTAATTTTGAAATGTTAAGATTAATTCCAAAGTTCTTATTCAGTATATCGTAATTTGAAGATACTGTAACTGTTGGTATTACATTAGTAGAAATATATTTTTGATATTCTATTTCCTTCTTAGATATTTCAAGATCCTTAATGTTATTATGAGATATTACGTTTTTATTTATTTCTTCCCTATCTAAGAATTTAAATTTAAACTCAGGTAATTTTGTAATATCTATCTTATTTTCCTTAATTTCAAGTTTTAGTATATCAAATTCATCTTTTGAAATTTCAAGATTAAGTTTTGCAATCTCTAAATTGTCTTTAAAACTAATATATTCATTTTTAGATATTAGTCCTCTTTCATATTGTTTTTTTATTACAACTTCATCACTTGAAAGTTTATTTAATTCTTCATTTATTATATCTAGTTCATATTTTTTTAGTATATATCTTGAATAAAGATTTAGTATAGATTCTACCTTTTCCTTGTTCTTTGAATGAATATTATGTTTTTCTATTTCATAATCTATATTACTTTCATTTATGAAATCATAAGTATAATTATTTATTGTTGCACTAAGGCCTATAGAATGAGAACTTATTTCCTTATCTTTTAAATCAACCCCTATATTATATGTTAAAGGACCATATTCAACATTTAGGCTTGTATTTACATTATAGTTATGTGTATATTCGTTTTGATCATTTAAACTTAAGGTATATCCAGTATCAAAACTAGGTGTAATTTTTGGCATGTATAAGCTACCAAGTAGTTTTTTTGTTTTATTCTTCTTAGCTACATTTAATTCTTCAGCAATATTTGTTTGTATATGTTTTTTTTCAAATTCACTTAATTCACTAGAATAGACATATGTGAAAAGTGATAATAATAAGATAAATTTTTTCATAATTCTCCTTTTGTATTTTAATGGACTAATTATATCATATACAAATTTTAATTCAATACATGTTATGGTATAATAATGAATTTAAAAGTAATTTCTAATGAGTTTAGACCAAATATTATGATTCTATTAGATTATTATGGTAAAATCTATTTGTACTTTATTATATTTTTAGGAAATATAAAAGGAATTGATAATATAAAAAAAGTGTAAAAGTATAAAAATGAAATGTATGATTTTTTTCATTTTTATGAAAATATTTACAAGTTGGTATTTGAAAAAAAACAAGGTATATTTAAAATAGAAGGAGACAGTTATGGTAAATGAGAGAGAAATAAGGATACTTGAAAAGCTTTTAGAAGAAAGTATTGTAAATCTTGAAAGTATTTGTGAGTATTTTAGAGTTTCAAAAAGAACAATACAGTATAATATTAATAATATAAATTACTATTTATCTAAAAAAGGTTTTTCAAAAATTGGTATAAAAAATGGGAATATACTATTAAGTTCAAAAACTGAATTAGAGCAGTTTCTGGAAAGTATTAAAGATAAAGAATATATAAATAGGGATGATAGAATAAGCTTAATTTATCTTTATGCCTTATACAATAAAAAAGGTTTAAATATATCTAATTTAGCAAAGAAAATAGATATTTCTAGAAATACTTTAAAACTTGATATGAACTTATTAGACGGAGAAAAATTTGAATATATACATTCTAGAGGATATTTTTTAGACTGGCCAAATAATAAAAAAATAGAATTTTTGGATGAAGTATATAATAAGAAATCTTTGCAGAAATATATTAAAGAAGTAATAGACTTTGATGCCATGAAAAATGTAGAAGATTTCTTTAAGGAATTATCTCAGAGTATTAAGTTTAATATTAATGAGGAAATATATCAAAAATTAATAATAACTATATATACTATGATAAAATTTCCAGAAAAAACTAAGGCTAATAATAAGTTTAGTTTAGAAGAAGAGAGAAATAAAATTAAAGTAATATTTACAGAATATTTTGGTATACATCCAAGTTTTGAAAAGATTTGTGAGATGCTTATAGGCCTTTCTATAAATCCAAACTTAGAATCTTGGTTAGATGAATCATTCTTAATTAAAAAGATGATAAAACAAGTTAGTGATAAGATAAGACTTGATTTGACTGAAGATAAAGTACTTTACGATTTTTTATTAAGCCACATTAAAGTTTCTATCTATAGACTTAAAAAAGGTATAAAACTTAAAAATTCTATTTATCAACAATTAGTACTTGAAGATGATCCTTTATTACCTATAATAAAATCATCAATTATAGAAATGGAAGAAATATTTGATATTAAATTTACAGAAATAGAAATATCACTTATAGCATATCATTTTAAAGCATCTATAGAAAGAATGAGAACTTTTAATAGGAAAAAAGTAATACTTGTTTGTGGATTGGGATATGGAACATCAAGAATACTTGAATATAATCTTAAAGAAAAATTTGATATAGATATAGTTGATGTTTTACCTGCATATATGATAGACAAGGTTAAATTTAATTCAACATCTGTAGACTATATTATTTCAACTATAGACTTAGAAAATGTAGACTTTGTAAAAATAAATCCATTACTAAAAGTAGAAGATTATGAAAAATTAGATGAATTGGGTATAAAAAGAAGAAAAGATAAAGTAATAGTTGATGAGATACTAGATGAAATTGAAAATAATGTTACAGGTGTGGATAGAGATAAACTTAA is drawn from Streptobacillus felis and contains these coding sequences:
- a CDS encoding ABC transporter permease, whose protein sequence is METLELFLLSIKSLFGFKMRTFLTTLGIIVGIGSVILISSLGAGFENSLLGDFKKSLGKVVLVSVDEGSEFEINRDMLFIKDDLISISQISNVESAFISNEVTGEDTKNGEIHKINYLDENGIKGLGVEITYGRNISKEEHENKADVALLSRYDAIRLFGSEKRAIGKRIKTKTFDNAGTIFSLTVVGTFKDVDEKFRALFSNVEYKSLIAPLSQINIDRSRNIYVKFKDETIMKNTIDVVKEHLMNKSNGNDIYILEPLSKDMTIVTDMLGKISIFISLIAGISLVVGGIGVMNIMLVSVSERISEIGLRKAIGAKNRDILLQFLIESIILTLLGGVIGVVLGYVISLGIGLFFGVLPILKLSTLLISTLISVFIGIIFGIYPAKKAAKLSPMEALRSE
- a CDS encoding ABC transporter ATP-binding protein, with amino-acid sequence MIDIQNVIKIYKNGNLSLKVLKGLNLEIKEGEYVSLMGPSGSGKSTFLNILGCLDNLTEGKYILNGIDVSNMSDDELSKVRNEMIGFVFQAYNLLPKLTALENVELPAMYNGINKKERRERAIKLLENVGLGDRIHHKPIEMSGGQKQRVAIARALINNPKIIFADEPTGNLDSKSGEEILKIFRDLNDKGVTILMVTHEEDVAEHTKRIIRLKDGVIYSDDTVLERKG
- a CDS encoding efflux RND transporter periplasmic adaptor subunit, which translates into the protein MKKGIYILIILILIGFGAYKFKNNITNENFTEINEVTRENLVFGYNFNGSVVSKKEVLIYSNLEGEVRKINFRLGDEVEKGDILAELDESSLLEVNNSITKARLNLSKVNKKYRDTLELYNIGSVPKSELDDARDNLTITNLEYNELIAKSKDISNKIKSPVSGTIIEFNVEENFKIDPSKPLYKIVDTENLKIVAEVPNSKVNRFKVGDEVAISSQSLIDDTKIIGKIDEIARISTKSEKYNDNVTKVSINLEPNSPLKPGDIVDMEIVFAKLDNILVVNYTDVMIDDNGDKYVYALDKSNRVKKVSVETGINNSIKYEIKSGLSEGDRIINNLDQRYKEGDIIR
- a CDS encoding TolC family protein, giving the protein MKKFILLLSLFTYVYSSELSEFEKKHIQTNIAEELNVAKKNKTKKLLGSLYMPKITPSFDTGYTLSLNDQNEYTHNYNVNTSLNVEYGPLTYNIGVDLKDKEISSHSIGLSATINNYTYDFINESNIDYEIEKHNIHSKNKEKVESILNLYSRYILKKYELDIINEELNKLSSDEVVIKKQYERGLISKNEYISFKDNLEIAKLNLEISKDEFDILKLEIKENKIDITKLPEFKFKFLDREEINKNVISHNNIKDLEISKKEIEYQKYISTNVIPTVTVSSNYDILNKNFGINLNISKLIDFSENEINVLNEKKKEINELKEDSKIYLEKNLLLKNNEYARLKLSYKQAIKSLENYKRELQTMEVKYRQGNESYLKLVEKRKDIKNLKLNLKKIEIDFSIFEWKINGE
- a CDS encoding BglG family transcription antiterminator, giving the protein MVNEREIRILEKLLEESIVNLESICEYFRVSKRTIQYNINNINYYLSKKGFSKIGIKNGNILLSSKTELEQFLESIKDKEYINRDDRISLIYLYALYNKKGLNISNLAKKIDISRNTLKLDMNLLDGEKFEYIHSRGYFLDWPNNKKIEFLDEVYNKKSLQKYIKEVIDFDAMKNVEDFFKELSQSIKFNINEEIYQKLIITIYTMIKFPEKTKANNKFSLEEERNKIKVIFTEYFGIHPSFEKICEMLIGLSINPNLESWLDESFLIKKMIKQVSDKIRLDLTEDKVLYDFLLSHIKVSIYRLKKGIKLKNSIYQQLVLEDDPLLPIIKSSIIEMEEIFDIKFTEIEISLIAYHFKASIERMRTFNRKKVILVCGLGYGTSRILEYNLKEKFDIDIVDVLPAYMIDKVKFNSTSVDYIISTIDLENVDFVKINPLLKVEDYEKLDELGIKRRKDKVIVDEILDEIENNVTGVDRDKLKYILLDKFSNILVDSFKGESELIKALNKTSVIFKQSINSWEEAIDILGNNLVAKGSVSSEYTEEMKRMVNKLGPYIVIDDGIAIPHAKLENSVYETDASLLILKEPVDFGKGRKAKVLLCFSSKDNNSHLELLGDFYKLILNEGFLEEIDKLNTYEKLIGYFSRKI